One genomic region from bacterium encodes:
- the rpe gene encoding ribulose-phosphate 3-epimerase, whose translation MHLADQVKQCESAGADLLHCDVMDGHFVPNLTFGPPIIRQLRSLTSLELDVHLMIEEPEKSLESYHKAGASIITVHQEVCRHLHRTLTHIRSLGARAGVSINPSTPVEMIEPVLGSFDLLLIMTVNPGFGGQHFIEGMLPKILHADGWRKEGVAEFTIAVDGGIDEVTTPSVVHAGADLLIAGTAVFRGDIPANIRRLREAAAC comes from the coding sequence ATGCATCTTGCCGATCAGGTGAAGCAATGCGAGAGCGCGGGCGCCGACCTTCTGCATTGCGATGTGATGGACGGACACTTCGTGCCGAATTTGACGTTCGGTCCGCCCATCATCCGGCAGCTTCGGTCGCTCACGTCTCTCGAACTCGACGTGCATCTGATGATCGAGGAACCCGAAAAATCCCTCGAATCGTATCACAAGGCCGGTGCTTCGATCATCACGGTCCATCAGGAAGTCTGCCGTCATTTGCATCGGACGCTCACCCACATTCGCTCGCTCGGTGCGCGGGCGGGAGTCTCGATCAATCCGTCCACACCCGTGGAGATGATCGAACCGGTGCTGGGCAGTTTCGATTTGCTTCTCATCATGACGGTCAATCCGGGATTCGGCGGACAGCACTTCATCGAGGGGATGTTACCGAAGATTCTGCACGCCGACGGCTGGCGCAAGGAAGGCGTGGCGGAGTTCACCATCGCCGTGGACGGCGGAATAGATGAAGTAACCACGCCTTCGGTCGTGCACGCCGGCGCCGATCTGTTGATTGCGGGAACGGCGGTTTTCCGCGGCGACATCCCGGCGAATATTCGGCGGCTTCGCGAGGCCGCCGCGTGCTGA
- a CDS encoding response regulator, which yields MTDKPNNSLAARSSAPLALDNKRLLVVDDEEVVCRVVEGFLGVEGWTVDSVYSIEDAKRILADTAYPVVLCDVHLPGSSADLLRHLKERYPVAQVIMFTGDPTVSTAREAIQLGAYEYVPKPCHREELSLIIHRAYDRFRLLREQERLQAENEGYRQRLEELVEKRTAQLRASELRYRAIFNRAVDAILLVDIASARIADYNMASMRLLDVTKDDLANCTITDFVGDQLASTLVEARPAGYREWRFPRMVFVRKNGSPRTAQVSVGKVEFDHQRLLQIVARDITDQVELAQRSELMETELLNEQRLAAIGLLASGIAHNINTPLMGIYGAAQLIKMKHPEISDIDGVIQQVERVNTIIRNLMWKSRQEQESNPQEINLNELLREELRFLEADLDYKHNVAKTFAFADNVPTILGRYSDFSQSFTNVVRNALDAMYDREKRELFIGTEVRDGDIRITIRDSGCGIAPEDRERVFLPFFTTKALVGRDAERPTGTGLGLSTVQKLLAPYGARYEISSEVGTGTTFCICVPVAASLCSADQVASSSRGM from the coding sequence ATGACGGATAAGCCGAACAACAGCCTTGCGGCTCGCTCGTCCGCGCCGCTTGCACTGGACAACAAACGCCTGTTGGTAGTGGACGACGAAGAAGTCGTCTGCCGAGTCGTCGAAGGTTTCCTCGGCGTCGAAGGCTGGACGGTGGATTCGGTCTACTCCATCGAGGACGCCAAACGAATTCTGGCCGATACCGCCTATCCGGTGGTGCTGTGCGACGTGCATTTGCCCGGCAGCAGCGCCGACTTGCTTCGCCATCTGAAGGAACGGTATCCCGTCGCGCAGGTCATCATGTTCACGGGCGATCCGACCGTGAGCACGGCTCGCGAGGCCATTCAGCTGGGAGCCTATGAATACGTTCCCAAACCGTGCCATCGCGAAGAACTCTCCCTGATTATCCATCGCGCCTATGACCGATTCCGGTTGCTGCGCGAGCAGGAACGTCTGCAGGCCGAGAACGAAGGTTATCGGCAGCGGCTTGAGGAACTGGTCGAGAAGCGAACGGCTCAACTGCGGGCGAGTGAACTGCGTTACCGGGCGATTTTCAACCGGGCCGTGGACGCAATTCTGCTGGTGGACATCGCCAGCGCCCGGATTGCCGATTACAACATGGCTTCGATGCGGCTGCTCGACGTTACCAAAGACGATCTTGCGAACTGCACCATCACGGATTTCGTGGGCGATCAACTCGCTTCCACACTCGTAGAGGCTCGACCGGCAGGTTATCGCGAATGGCGCTTTCCCCGGATGGTGTTTGTGCGCAAGAACGGATCTCCGCGAACCGCGCAGGTATCCGTGGGCAAAGTGGAGTTCGATCATCAGCGACTTCTTCAGATCGTGGCCCGCGATATCACCGATCAAGTGGAACTGGCGCAGCGCAGCGAACTCATGGAAACCGAGCTCTTGAATGAACAGCGTCTGGCGGCCATCGGTCTGCTCGCCTCGGGCATCGCTCACAACATCAACACTCCGCTGATGGGCATCTACGGCGCGGCGCAGCTGATCAAGATGAAGCATCCCGAGATCTCCGATATTGACGGAGTGATTCAGCAAGTCGAACGAGTCAACACGATCATCCGCAACTTGATGTGGAAGAGCCGGCAAGAGCAGGAATCGAATCCACAGGAAATCAACCTGAACGAGCTCCTGCGCGAGGAACTTCGTTTTCTTGAAGCCGACCTTGATTACAAACATAACGTGGCGAAGACGTTCGCATTCGCCGACAACGTTCCGACGATTCTGGGCCGATACAGCGACTTTTCCCAGTCCTTCACGAACGTGGTCCGCAACGCTCTTGACGCGATGTATGATCGCGAGAAGCGCGAGCTCTTCATCGGCACGGAGGTTCGCGACGGCGATATCCGCATTACCATTCGCGACTCGGGATGCGGCATCGCACCCGAAGACCGGGAACGCGTTTTTCTTCCCTTCTTCACCACCAAGGCACTCGTTGGACGAGATGCGGAGCGACCGACCGGGACGGGACTGGGTCTCTCCACCGTTCAGAAGCTGCTCGCTCCCTACGGCGCTCGCTATGAAATCAGCAGCGAAGTCGGCACGGGCACCACGTTTTGTATTTGTGTCCCGGTCGCAGCCAGTTTATGCTCCGCCGATCAGGTTGCCTCGAGTTCCCGCGGCATGTAG
- the miaA gene encoding tRNA (adenosine(37)-N6)-dimethylallyltransferase MiaA has protein sequence MTGDSNEPSSGIFPVVLILAGTTASGKTDVSIPLAESLKGEILSADSRQIFREMRIGTAKPTESQRKRVPHHFIDEKSISERWTAGDFARSARERIEEIISRERTPIVVGGSMLYLRALVDGFYREDSENPADYTSLREEAERVGLETLYTELQERDPALAARTNPNDGHRILRGLLVCRIRGVRLSDLQDRPREPIARPFRTYFLHGDRRETYERTDRRVLDMMREGLIEEVRGILELGFDERACNALRTHGYQEIFPYLRGEISRERMIVDVQKAVRHYVKRQMTWFRREPRVTWIRREFSEPAEAVAARIEADFQTYTERYLNMP, from the coding sequence TTGACCGGCGATTCAAACGAACCGAGTAGCGGTATTTTTCCGGTTGTGCTGATTCTGGCGGGAACCACCGCTTCCGGAAAGACCGACGTTTCGATCCCCCTTGCGGAGTCCCTCAAGGGGGAGATTCTTAGCGCCGATTCGCGGCAGATTTTTCGGGAAATGCGAATCGGAACGGCCAAGCCGACAGAAAGTCAACGCAAGCGAGTACCGCATCACTTCATTGACGAGAAGTCAATTTCGGAACGATGGACGGCGGGAGATTTCGCTCGATCCGCACGAGAGCGCATCGAAGAGATTATCTCCCGCGAGCGAACCCCGATTGTGGTCGGTGGTTCGATGCTCTATCTTCGAGCGCTGGTGGACGGTTTTTACCGGGAGGATTCGGAAAACCCGGCAGACTACACAAGCCTGCGTGAAGAGGCGGAGCGGGTCGGTCTGGAGACACTATACACCGAATTGCAGGAACGCGATCCGGCGCTGGCTGCGCGAACCAATCCTAACGACGGCCACCGGATTCTGCGCGGACTGCTCGTGTGCCGGATCCGTGGTGTGCGACTGTCCGACCTGCAGGATCGTCCCCGCGAACCCATCGCGCGACCGTTTCGCACGTATTTCCTTCACGGTGATCGCCGGGAAACCTACGAGCGAACCGATCGCCGCGTGCTTGATATGATGAGGGAGGGGCTTATCGAAGAAGTCCGCGGCATTCTGGAACTTGGTTTCGATGAACGTGCCTGCAACGCTCTTCGCACGCACGGATATCAGGAAATCTTTCCCTATTTGCGGGGTGAGATTTCGCGGGAGCGGATGATCGTAGATGTTCAAAAGGCCGTGCGTCATTATGTAAAAAGGCAGATGACGTGGTTCCGTCGCGAGCCGCGAGTGACGTGGATTCGACGCGAGTTCTCGGAACCGGCGGAAGCCGTTGCCGCTCGGATCGAAGCGGACTTTCAAACATACACCGAGCGGTACTTAAACATGCCGTGA
- a CDS encoding site-2 protease family protein, protein MLAANESVNYTQILLLLPGFVIGLTVHEFFHAWTAARLGDPTAKTMGRLTLNPLRHLDFFGSLMLVFIGFGWAKPVPVDPRYFRSPYRDMAMVAVAGPLSNLGLGIAFAFLLRLSVLFMDPTAASLPWPLMVLAQAVWINIVLAIFNLIPIPPLDGSRIVSGFIPERWARGYERFERIGPLLFIAVVLLANFADVSVFGRIIMPVAQPLFRLFVGVG, encoded by the coding sequence ATCCTCGCGGCTAACGAATCTGTGAATTATACTCAAATCCTTCTCTTACTTCCCGGCTTCGTGATCGGACTCACTGTCCACGAGTTCTTTCACGCGTGGACGGCCGCTCGTCTCGGAGACCCGACGGCGAAAACAATGGGACGATTGACTCTCAATCCTCTCCGTCATCTGGATTTCTTCGGTTCACTGATGCTCGTGTTCATCGGATTCGGGTGGGCGAAACCCGTACCCGTGGATCCGCGTTACTTTCGCTCGCCGTACCGGGACATGGCGATGGTTGCCGTCGCCGGACCGTTATCGAACCTGGGACTGGGAATCGCATTCGCGTTTCTACTGCGCCTGTCGGTCTTGTTCATGGATCCGACCGCCGCGAGTCTGCCGTGGCCGCTAATGGTGCTCGCACAAGCCGTTTGGATCAACATCGTGCTGGCGATCTTCAATCTGATTCCGATTCCCCCGCTCGACGGTTCCCGGATCGTGTCGGGATTCATCCCCGAGCGCTGGGCGCGTGGCTACGAGCGGTTCGAGCGGATCGGACCCCTGTTGTTTATCGCTGTGGTATTGTTGGCGAACTTCGCGGACGTGTCCGTTTTCGGACGGATCATCATGCCCGTGGCGCAGCCGCTGTTCCGATTGTTTGTTGGTGTAGGATAA
- the xerD gene encoding site-specific tyrosine recombinase XerD, whose translation MAKNAVPIPSSASDEAGSLEIRTFLAQAAYEADLRPHTLENYRRDLRGFANWLASSHLTFDAVDRRTLERYLRELGEYLAPRSAARHLSAIRGFFRWRVTEGFSKTNPAEDIEGPKLPRHLPSVLTVEEMERLLQAVVGDDPPSLRDRALIEMAYSCGLRVSELVGLRRRDVVFESELVRVLGKGGKERFVPLGGRAELALKGYLIHGRDGIRGRTRDGKPKPLPPEAKDVLFLNRHGRPLTRFGFWRILQVYLQRSGIETPVTPHTFRHTFATHLLEGGADLRVVQELLGHASISTTEIYTHLDRDYLRETVRSFHPRG comes from the coding sequence TTGGCGAAGAACGCCGTACCAATCCCTTCCTCCGCGAGTGACGAAGCGGGTTCTCTGGAGATTCGCACGTTTCTCGCGCAGGCGGCCTACGAGGCGGATCTGCGGCCGCACACGCTCGAAAACTACCGGCGGGATTTACGGGGATTTGCGAACTGGCTCGCTTCGAGCCACTTAACGTTTGATGCGGTGGATCGCCGGACTCTGGAAAGATACCTGCGCGAGCTCGGCGAGTATCTTGCCCCGCGCAGTGCGGCTCGTCATCTCTCGGCCATTCGCGGATTCTTCCGCTGGCGAGTGACCGAGGGATTCTCGAAAACCAATCCGGCCGAGGATATCGAAGGTCCCAAGCTGCCGCGTCATCTTCCCAGTGTGCTCACCGTGGAAGAAATGGAGCGACTGCTGCAGGCCGTCGTCGGAGATGATCCGCCTTCCCTGCGCGACCGGGCCCTGATCGAGATGGCTTACTCGTGCGGTCTGCGAGTATCGGAGTTGGTCGGCTTGCGACGACGCGACGTCGTGTTCGAATCGGAACTCGTGCGCGTGTTGGGAAAAGGGGGGAAGGAGCGGTTTGTGCCGCTCGGCGGTCGGGCGGAGCTGGCGTTGAAAGGCTATCTCATCCACGGTCGCGACGGGATCCGCGGACGAACCCGTGACGGAAAGCCGAAACCCTTACCGCCGGAAGCGAAAGACGTGTTGTTCCTCAATCGCCACGGCCGACCGCTGACCCGTTTCGGATTCTGGCGAATTCTGCAAGTTTACCTGCAACGCTCGGGGATCGAGACGCCCGTGACGCCTCACACGTTCCGGCATACCTTCGCGACTCATTTGCTGGAAGGTGGTGCGGACCTACGGGTCGTTCAGGAGCTGCTCGGACACGCTTCGATTTCCACGACCGAGATCTATACGCATCTGGATCGCGACTACCTTCGCGAAACGGTTCGCAGTTTTCATCCTCGCGGCTAA
- the ftcD gene encoding glutamate formimidoyltransferase — translation MGAIVECVPNISEGRDLAKIHRIADTVKTVRGVTLLDVDPNGDYNRSVITYAGEPEACVEATFRLTRAAYEEIDMTRHKGSHPRSGAVDVAPFVPVRGIRMAECAELARQLGKRVGQELQVPVYLYEAAASQPGRTNLARVRKGEYEALEEKLKDAQWAPDFGPAKFMPTFGCLITGARFFLVAYNVNLKTEDENVAQDIALHVREMGWPIKDRQGEEVLSATGKKVFHPGPLLNVKGMGVYLDRDKFCQISMNLTNYLVTGPHIAFEQAKHEAASRGVDVNGSEVVGLIPLQAVLLAAEYFVWRDRLARPASEREAVQLAHDKLEFSAYRPFDPHKKIIEYAIVN, via the coding sequence ATGGGAGCAATTGTCGAGTGCGTCCCTAATATCTCCGAGGGACGCGATCTGGCCAAGATCCATCGCATCGCCGACACGGTGAAAACCGTGCGCGGCGTCACGCTATTGGACGTGGATCCCAACGGCGACTACAACCGAAGCGTGATCACCTACGCCGGGGAACCCGAGGCGTGTGTCGAGGCGACGTTTCGCCTCACCCGTGCGGCCTATGAAGAAATTGATATGACCCGGCACAAGGGCAGCCATCCGCGCAGCGGAGCGGTGGACGTCGCTCCCTTTGTGCCTGTTCGGGGAATCCGCATGGCGGAGTGCGCGGAATTGGCCCGGCAGCTTGGAAAACGCGTGGGGCAGGAGCTGCAAGTGCCGGTCTATCTGTACGAGGCGGCGGCATCGCAACCCGGACGTACCAATCTGGCCCGTGTTCGCAAGGGCGAGTACGAGGCTCTCGAGGAGAAACTTAAGGACGCTCAGTGGGCGCCCGACTTCGGACCCGCCAAGTTCATGCCCACCTTCGGCTGTTTGATTACCGGTGCGCGCTTTTTTCTGGTCGCCTATAACGTCAATCTGAAAACGGAAGACGAGAACGTTGCACAGGATATCGCCCTCCATGTGCGCGAGATGGGATGGCCGATCAAGGATCGTCAAGGCGAGGAAGTGCTGTCGGCCACCGGCAAGAAAGTTTTCCATCCCGGACCGCTGTTGAACGTGAAGGGAATGGGAGTCTATCTTGACCGGGACAAATTTTGTCAGATCTCGATGAATCTGACGAATTATCTTGTCACCGGTCCGCACATCGCGTTTGAGCAGGCGAAACACGAGGCCGCGTCGCGAGGCGTGGACGTGAACGGATCGGAAGTTGTGGGACTTATTCCGCTGCAAGCCGTGTTGTTGGCGGCGGAGTACTTTGTCTGGCGAGATCGGCTTGCTCGTCCCGCCTCCGAACGTGAAGCGGTGCAACTGGCTCACGACAAGCTGGAATTTTCCGCCTATCGTCCCTTTGATCCCCACAAGAAAATCATCGAATATGCCATCGTAAACTGA
- the mutL gene encoding DNA mismatch repair endonuclease MutL, with the protein MPEIRILPENVVNQIAAGEVVERAASVLKELVENALDAGASRIQILVKGQGRNLIQVVDDGCGMSRENLLLAFERHATSKLSRAEDLQAVRTLGFRGEALPAIASVSYVEVRSGLSDAGGGTMVRFEGGRLVHEEPIAAVTGTSIAVHSLFYNTPARARFLKSASTELAHLIRVFRQYALAHPEVAWLFSHDDSVEYNLPSADFASRLNGLFGNDFADKTVPLGYEAGGVVVAGAVGTAELNKKSRGSQYLFLNCRPIQSPLLHSAIRSALREQLEEGEWPFYAISLDMAPSEVDVNVHPAKLEVKLADERRVHDAVYRAIRAALTAHFAEQTLPTEGSRVDSNRSLDRVENRFGNTTPTAINAEQRGWNLPLEAVSPSAARAASLESPVEEGELFRPAIFQVHQKYLISQIRSGIAIIDQHAAHERILFEKALRSLDERTFNSQQLLFPILLELEPESDAVFQEVRDDLTRLGFQIRNFGVRTYSIEAVPAGIRRVSEVDTIRSILDEYVEFRKARFEPRDALAAGFACRAAIRAGDALTSDEMITLMDELFATQFPLTCPHGRPTVIHLKLSELDRRFKRTE; encoded by the coding sequence TTGCCTGAGATTCGCATACTTCCCGAGAACGTAGTCAACCAGATCGCCGCCGGTGAGGTGGTGGAGCGGGCCGCCTCCGTTCTCAAGGAGTTGGTGGAGAACGCTCTGGACGCGGGGGCAAGCCGGATTCAGATTCTGGTCAAGGGACAGGGACGCAACCTGATTCAAGTGGTGGATGACGGCTGCGGAATGTCGCGCGAGAATCTGCTGCTCGCGTTCGAGCGCCATGCGACGTCCAAGCTGAGCCGCGCCGAAGATCTGCAGGCGGTACGCACGCTGGGTTTCCGCGGCGAAGCTCTCCCGGCGATTGCGTCGGTAAGCTACGTGGAGGTTCGATCCGGCCTGTCGGACGCCGGAGGGGGAACGATGGTTCGGTTCGAGGGCGGCCGGCTCGTACACGAAGAACCGATTGCGGCGGTGACGGGCACGTCCATTGCCGTTCACTCGCTCTTCTACAACACTCCCGCGCGGGCGCGCTTTCTCAAGAGTGCTTCCACCGAGCTCGCGCATCTAATTCGCGTTTTCCGGCAGTATGCTCTGGCTCACCCCGAGGTCGCTTGGCTGTTTTCGCATGATGATTCCGTTGAGTACAATCTGCCGTCGGCGGATTTCGCATCGCGTCTGAACGGTCTCTTCGGAAACGATTTTGCGGATAAAACCGTCCCCCTCGGATACGAGGCGGGTGGCGTCGTCGTGGCGGGTGCCGTCGGGACCGCCGAACTCAACAAGAAATCGCGCGGCAGTCAATACCTGTTTCTGAATTGTCGCCCGATCCAAAGTCCGCTGCTGCACTCGGCGATTCGTTCGGCGTTGCGCGAACAGCTTGAAGAAGGCGAGTGGCCGTTCTACGCGATATCGCTGGATATGGCTCCGTCCGAAGTGGACGTGAACGTTCACCCAGCCAAACTTGAAGTCAAGCTTGCGGATGAACGACGAGTGCACGATGCCGTCTACCGAGCGATCCGCGCGGCTCTGACGGCGCATTTTGCGGAGCAGACTTTGCCGACGGAAGGATCGCGGGTGGATTCGAACCGTAGTCTGGATCGCGTAGAGAATCGGTTCGGGAACACAACACCCACGGCAATCAACGCGGAGCAACGAGGCTGGAATCTCCCACTCGAAGCTGTTTCGCCAAGTGCGGCGCGTGCCGCGTCCCTCGAAAGTCCCGTCGAAGAAGGAGAGCTGTTCCGGCCCGCGATTTTTCAAGTACATCAGAAATACCTGATTTCTCAAATTCGTTCGGGAATAGCGATTATTGATCAGCACGCCGCCCACGAGCGAATTCTGTTCGAGAAAGCGCTTCGCAGTCTCGACGAGCGAACGTTCAACTCGCAACAACTGCTGTTTCCGATTTTGCTTGAACTGGAACCCGAATCGGACGCCGTGTTTCAGGAGGTACGGGATGACCTCACGCGGCTGGGATTTCAAATTCGGAATTTCGGCGTGCGAACGTACAGCATCGAGGCGGTTCCGGCCGGAATTCGCCGAGTCTCCGAAGTGGATACGATTCGCTCGATCCTCGATGAGTACGTCGAGTTCCGCAAAGCGCGTTTCGAGCCGCGCGACGCTCTCGCCGCCGGTTTTGCGTGCCGGGCGGCGATTCGCGCCGGTGACGCGCTGACCTCCGACGAAATGATCACACTAATGGACGAACTCTTCGCCACGCAATTTCCGCTGACGTGCCCGCACGGCCGGCCGACCGTCATACATCTCAAACTGAGCGAACTTGACCGGCGATTCAAACGAACCGAGTAG
- a CDS encoding cyclodeaminase/cyclohydrolase family protein has protein sequence MTNEKKDFPAKLVYQPVLGFVEQVASKAPAPGGGSVAALSGSLGAALLGMVINLTIGKKNYADVTPRFTELRGQIEELRSKLTERIDDDTAAFNRMRAAAKLPERDDVERKEKEAELIAATREGVDVPESTMSLCLQTLEFAPEIAECGNVNTVSDAGTAAELLLAGLEGAAMNVLINLPGLPADQTSAYRKEVDDARKRGRAIVENVRSIVGKKLVA, from the coding sequence ATGACGAACGAAAAGAAAGACTTTCCGGCCAAGCTGGTCTATCAACCGGTTTTGGGTTTTGTGGAGCAAGTCGCGTCCAAGGCTCCCGCGCCGGGCGGCGGCAGTGTTGCCGCTCTGTCCGGTTCACTGGGGGCGGCGCTACTGGGTATGGTCATCAATCTCACCATCGGCAAGAAGAACTATGCGGACGTCACGCCCCGCTTCACCGAGTTGCGCGGGCAGATCGAGGAACTTCGCTCGAAACTCACGGAGCGGATTGACGACGATACGGCCGCCTTCAACCGCATGAGAGCCGCCGCCAAGCTCCCGGAACGCGACGATGTCGAGAGAAAGGAGAAAGAGGCGGAACTGATTGCAGCGACTCGGGAGGGAGTGGACGTTCCCGAGTCAACCATGAGCCTCTGCCTGCAGACGCTGGAATTCGCGCCCGAGATCGCCGAATGCGGAAACGTGAATACCGTTTCCGACGCCGGGACGGCGGCCGAGCTGCTGTTGGCCGGACTCGAAGGAGCGGCCATGAACGTCCTCATCAATCTTCCGGGATTGCCCGCCGATCAAACGTCTGCCTACCGCAAGGAAGTGGACGACGCGCGCAAACGGGGACGAGCCATCGTCGAAAACGTGCGCTCCATCGTCGGGAAGAAACTCGTTGCCTGA
- the dacB gene encoding D-alanyl-D-alanine carboxypeptidase/D-alanyl-D-alanine-endopeptidase, protein MIALSILLLLLVSPATPAAGRVFPTAFSDYAESMVEDASLRGSSWSILFYSLANDSVIYEYDADRLLTPASITKLFTSAAALDALGPDYQFTTVCFRDGPLSEDGILHGNLVVQAGGDPTPEVKWSKYHRAPALRAWADSLRDSGLRAVTGNLVLRVWPYRLESAASGWEIGDINAGFAPPTDGFGFNNNVCHLGVFPGGVVGAPARYVLDPVYAPVSVRSDVVTVDTVSMPWIEMWSVPHDTTIVLTGEIPLHDDGEYLWIPMQDPARYFGHALRHALIMRGITVYGNIIVERSLSGVPIGEPLTELHSAPLPSVLSLMNKDSDNYISEYVLAALGLAVTGSAERRHGLKALERFVGRCGISSKSLHLEDGCGLSRRNAVNARSVVGLLRAMHHHPVAEVFRSTLSVSGIDGTLSYRLSTKNTARRVRAKTGSMTYVSGLAGYAETASGDTVAFAVLCNNFSCSLSRVRWAEDSIIERFLETYP, encoded by the coding sequence ATGATTGCTCTTTCCATTCTTCTTCTGCTGCTGGTATCACCGGCGACGCCGGCCGCGGGCCGAGTGTTTCCGACGGCTTTCAGCGACTACGCGGAATCAATGGTCGAGGACGCATCTCTGCGGGGATCGTCGTGGAGCATTTTATTCTACTCGCTGGCGAATGACTCGGTGATCTACGAGTATGACGCCGACCGTCTGCTCACTCCCGCTTCGATTACCAAATTGTTCACGTCCGCCGCCGCGCTGGATGCGCTCGGACCGGACTATCAGTTCACAACGGTTTGCTTCCGCGACGGACCGCTCTCCGAAGACGGGATTCTGCATGGAAATCTCGTAGTTCAGGCGGGCGGGGATCCGACGCCGGAAGTCAAGTGGTCGAAGTATCATCGTGCTCCCGCGCTGCGGGCGTGGGCTGACAGTCTGCGCGACAGTGGACTGCGTGCCGTGACCGGAAATCTGGTTCTCCGGGTCTGGCCCTATCGTCTGGAGAGTGCCGCCTCCGGGTGGGAAATCGGTGACATCAACGCCGGATTCGCTCCCCCGACGGACGGATTCGGTTTCAACAACAACGTCTGCCATCTGGGCGTTTTTCCCGGCGGTGTGGTCGGCGCGCCGGCGAGATATGTCCTCGATCCCGTCTATGCGCCGGTAAGCGTACGCTCAGACGTTGTAACGGTAGACACGGTTTCCATGCCGTGGATCGAGATGTGGTCGGTGCCGCATGACACCACCATCGTTCTGACCGGTGAGATTCCGCTGCATGATGACGGCGAATACCTGTGGATACCGATGCAGGATCCCGCGCGGTATTTCGGCCACGCCCTGCGTCATGCACTGATTATGCGCGGGATTACTGTGTACGGTAATATCATCGTCGAGCGCTCGCTGTCGGGAGTACCGATTGGTGAACCGCTGACCGAGCTTCACTCGGCTCCCCTTCCTTCCGTGTTGTCGCTGATGAACAAGGACAGCGACAACTACATCAGCGAGTACGTGTTGGCGGCCTTGGGACTGGCGGTCACCGGATCGGCGGAACGGCGGCATGGCCTGAAAGCGCTCGAGAGATTTGTGGGGCGCTGCGGGATTTCCTCCAAATCGCTGCACTTGGAGGATGGCTGCGGACTCAGCCGCCGGAACGCCGTGAACGCTCGGTCGGTTGTGGGATTGCTGCGGGCGATGCATCATCATCCAGTCGCCGAAGTGTTTCGGTCTACGTTGTCGGTCTCGGGGATAGACGGGACGTTATCCTACCGACTGAGCACGAAAAACACGGCGCGGCGTGTGCGGGCCAAGACGGGAAGCATGACCTATGTATCGGGACTGGCCGGCTATGCCGAAACGGCAAGCGGCGACACCGTTGCCTTTGCCGTCCTCTGCAACAACTTCTCATGTTCACTGTCCCGCGTCCGCTGGGCGGAAGACAGCATCATCGAACGGTTTCTGGAAACTTATCCATAG
- a CDS encoding MBL fold metallo-hydrolase: MVVWCDRTREAVIFDAPGDGEEILREIETLDLKPLYLVNTHGHMDHIEANGTIKTRLGIPLLIHDADRPMLTDPAKNLSLYIGKPVISPDADGALAEGDSLRVGNDSLKILHVPGHSPGSLVFHYEGFVIAGDTLFAGGIGRTDFPGGSEQVLLQNIRSKILSLPPETVVYPGHGPTTTVGEERRTNPFLRE, from the coding sequence ATGGTCGTATGGTGTGATCGTACGCGCGAGGCGGTGATCTTTGATGCGCCCGGCGATGGGGAGGAGATCCTGCGGGAAATCGAAACGCTCGATTTGAAACCGCTGTATCTGGTCAACACGCACGGTCATATGGATCACATTGAGGCCAACGGAACGATCAAAACCCGACTGGGGATTCCGCTCTTGATACACGACGCCGACCGGCCCATGCTAACCGATCCCGCAAAAAACCTCTCGCTCTATATCGGAAAACCCGTGATCTCCCCCGACGCCGACGGCGCGCTGGCGGAGGGCGATTCCTTGCGGGTGGGAAACGATTCGCTGAAAATCCTGCACGTGCCGGGGCACTCGCCGGGTTCGCTCGTGTTCCATTATGAGGGTTTCGTGATAGCCGGTGATACGCTGTTCGCGGGTGGCATCGGACGCACCGATTTCCCCGGCGGCAGTGAACAAGTTCTTCTTCAAAACATCCGCTCGAAAATCCTTTCGCTGCCGCCAGAAACCGTCGTTTATCCCGGTCACGGACCGACCACTACCGTTGGCGAAGAACGCCGTACCAATCCCTTCCTCCGCGAGTGA